The Thioalkalivibrio nitratireducens DSM 14787 DNA segment AAGGGGCGTTGTGCCGAGTGTTCGCATTTTGCGATCTGCGGCGGCAACACCCGGGTGCGCGCCTGGCAGCTCACCGGCGACCCCTGGCAGGAGGATCCGGCCTGCTACCTAAGCGACGAGGAAATCGGCGTGACCGAGTCGCGGGAGCGACTGCGCGTCGTCCCGTATTCCCGCCGCACGATTCCCACAAAGGTCGTGTTCAAGTGAAATCGGCCCCTGTGGGGGCCGCAAACTTTGGGTTTGCCCGTATGCGTAAGAATTCCCAGCGTTTCTCCTGCGTCGACCGCCCTGGGCGCGGCCGCCGCGCTGCTCGCTGCCTGGCCGGCAACGGGCAGCTCGCCGGACGAAGCCCAGCGGATCTACCAGATCCACTGCGCCAGTTGCCATTCCGGCGACCGGCTCGGCGGCATGGGCCCTGCACTGCTGCCCGAGAATCTGCGGCGCGTGAGGCGTCCGGAGGCTCGCGAGGTCATTGCCCACGGACGCGCCGCCACCCAGATGCCCGGTTTCTCCGAGCAGTTGAGCGACGACGAGATCATGCTGCTGGTGGAGTACATCTACCAGCCACTCGAGGTCATGCCGGTATGGGCCCGGGACGAGGTACTCGACTCGCGCGTGGTGCACTACGGGCCCGGCTCACTGAGTGATGAACCGCGCTTCGACGCCGACCCCCTGAACCTTTTCATCGTCGTGGAACTGGCGGACCATCATGCGAGCCTCCTGGACGGCGACCGGCTGGAAGTGCTCACGCGCTTTCCGACCCGTTTCGCGCTTCACGGCGGGCCCAAGTACTCACCCGATGGTCGCTATGTCTACTTCGCCTCGCGGGGCGGCTGGATCAGCAAATTCGACGTCTACAACATGAAGACGGTTGCCGAGATCCGCGCCGGCATCAACACGCGCAACCTGGCGATCTCGGGCGACGGCCGTTACCTGCTGGTGGGCAACTACCTGCCGCACAGCGTCGTGCTGCTCGATGCCGACGACCTCATGCCCCTGGAGATCATCGAGGCACGCGACGCGGCGGGCACCTCGTCGCGGGTCAGTGCCGTCTACACGGCCGCACCGCGCGAGAGCTTCATCGTCGCGCTCAAGGATATAGCCGAAGTATGGGAAATCAGCTATGCAGCAGCCGATTTTCCCCTGCGGCGCATCGTGCTCGACGACTACCTGGACGATTTTTTCTTCGACCCCGGCTACCACCACCTGATCGGCGCGGCACGCAACGCCAATAACGCCCAGGTGGTCAACCTGGACGAGGGTCTCAAGGTGGCGGAGATCGATCTCACCGGGCTGCCGCACCTGGGCTCCGGAATCAGCTGGGAATACCAGGGCCGGCCCGTGGTCGCCACCCCCAACCTCAGGGAAGCAGAGGTGAGCGTGATCGACCTGCAGGACTGGACGATCATCGAACGCATCGACACGCTGGGGCCGGGCTTCTTCATGCGCAGCCACGGGGACTCGCCGTATGCCTGGGTGGATGTCTTCTTCGGACCGGACAGCGACGCGGTGCATGTCATCGACAAGAAGACCCTGAAGATCGTGCGTACGCTGCGCCCCGAGCCCGGCAAGACCGCGGCGCACATCGAGTACGATCGTCACGGGCGCTACGCCCTGCTGAGCATCTGGGACGACGACGGGGCGCTGGTGATCTACGACGCCGACACCCTGGAGGAGGTCAAGCGCATCCCGATGAAAAAGCCATCGGGCAAGTACAACGTCTACAACAAGACGCGCCTCGACCCCGGCACCAGCCACTGATGCGCCCTGCCCGCGACACGCCCGGTGGCCCAGCGGCCGATATCGGCACGGCGCCGACGATTCTGAGATTGGGGGATACCCTGCTCCAGCCGCCCAGGGACCGCGAGCGTGATTGAACCAGCGACGCCGATGAACCTGGGGTGCGGGCGGGACTGCAGCGCCGGCGTGTCGACAAGAGGCCGGCCTCTGGTCGGGAAGAC contains these protein-coding regions:
- a CDS encoding nitrite reductase, with protein sequence MGLPVCVRIPSVSPASTALGAAAALLAAWPATGSSPDEAQRIYQIHCASCHSGDRLGGMGPALLPENLRRVRRPEAREVIAHGRAATQMPGFSEQLSDDEIMLLVEYIYQPLEVMPVWARDEVLDSRVVHYGPGSLSDEPRFDADPLNLFIVVELADHHASLLDGDRLEVLTRFPTRFALHGGPKYSPDGRYVYFASRGGWISKFDVYNMKTVAEIRAGINTRNLAISGDGRYLLVGNYLPHSVVLLDADDLMPLEIIEARDAAGTSSRVSAVYTAAPRESFIVALKDIAEVWEISYAAADFPLRRIVLDDYLDDFFFDPGYHHLIGAARNANNAQVVNLDEGLKVAEIDLTGLPHLGSGISWEYQGRPVVATPNLREAEVSVIDLQDWTIIERIDTLGPGFFMRSHGDSPYAWVDVFFGPDSDAVHVIDKKTLKIVRTLRPEPGKTAAHIEYDRHGRYALLSIWDDDGALVIYDADTLEEVKRIPMKKPSGKYNVYNKTRLDPGTSH